The genomic interval CCGATGACGATGACGATGACGATGACTCCGGTGACGCGTTCCGCGGGTTCACCGTTCCCGCCGGCGCAACCGTCTCCGTGCGCGTCCGGATGGCCTTCACCTCCGACACCACCCCCGGCCCGGTCACCGCCCACGCCGCCGTCGTCCAGCGCCGCCACCAGGACAAGGCCAAGGGTGGTGGACGCGAGGACGGCGAATGGGTGGGGGAGTCGAAGGGCTACCCCTTCGTGATCGTCGACGGCGCCACGGGCGGCATCCGCGAACCGGAGCAGCCCCGGTCCGAGCGCCCGCAGCCGGAGAGCCCCCGGTCGGTACGCCCCGATCCGGTACGCCCCGATCCGGTACGCCCCGATCCGGAGCGCCCCGATCCGGAGCGCGCCGATCCGGGCGACGGAACTCGCCCCGACCCGGAACGCCCCGACCCGGGCGACGGCCCCCGTACCGAGGCGGGCGACGGCACCCGCACGGACCCCGGCGCCGGCCGCGACCCGGTGCCGGACCGCGACCCCGGCCCCCGGCCGTCGGCCCGCCCCGGAACCGGGGAGCAGGGCAGGGGTGCCGACGAGGACCACCCCGGACGCCCGCCCCGCGACGGCCTGGGCCGCCCGCTCCCCGAACTCGCCCGCACCGGAGCGGAGTCACTGGCCTGGACCGGGGTCGCCGCCGGGGCGCTCCTGCTCGGCGGGTCCGCCCTGCTGCGGTATGCCCGCCGCGTCCGCCGCACCACGGACTGACCGGCCGCGGCGGAGCGGCGAGATCCGGGCCGTGACGCAGCCTGTTCACCCGCGTCTGCAACCATCGGGCCGTGGACTACCCGAACGACCAGGCACCTGGCGCACCGATCCGCTCCGGCATCCCCGAGCACGGCCGTATCCCGAAGTACTACGCGGTCAAGGCCCGTATCGCGGTGCTGCTGGACGAGTTGGGCGAGGGCGGGCTCCTGCCCACCGAGCGGGAGCTCGCCCAGCGGCACGCGGTCGCGCGCGAGACGGTCCGCCAGGCCCTGCGCGAACTCCTCCTGGAAGGGCGGCTGCGGCGTCAGGGGCGCGGCACGGTCGTCGCCGGGCCCAAGCTGGAGCAGCCGCTCTCGCTGGCCAGTTACACCGAGGGCGTCCGCCGCCAGGGCCGTCGGCCGGGCCGCCACCTCATCGGCCTGGACCGCTTCCCCTGCCCCGAGGCGCTCGCCGCCGAGATCGCGGTCGGGCGGGGCGAGCCGGTCTGGCACCTGGAGCGGGTGCTGCTCGCCGACGACGAGCGCGTCGGCCTGGAGAGCACGTACGTCGGTGTCGCCCGCGTCCCGGACCTGGACACGGAGTTCGACCCGGACTCCTCCTTCTACGCCTACCTCCGCGACCGCCTCCAGATCGCCTTCGGCGACGCCGACGAGCGGATCGAGACCGTACTCGCGACCCCTCGCGAGGCCCTGCTCATCGGGACCCCGCCCGCCCTGCCGATGCTCCTGATCCACCGGCTCTCCCGGGACGCCGACGGCCGGCCGCTGGAGCGCGTGCGGACCCTGTTCCGGGGCGACCGCTTCTCCTTCTCCGCCCGTCTGCGAGGCGAGGAGCGGAGCTGAGAGGGGCCGTCGCCTGCTTTACCACGCGGCCCGGCCACGGCCCGACCCTCCCCAAGGTCACGAGAAGATAACGGGTCTGGTCCAAACTTGCGGGGTCGTTCACCGTCCCGTCGGTGAACGGACGCGTGCGGGACACCCGTCCCGAGGAGCGTGGCCGTCGTGAGAGTCATCGTCGTAGGAGCCGGCGTGGTGGGAACCATGCACGCCTGGCACGCAGTCAGCCGCGGCCACGAGGTCGTACAGATCGAGCGCGAGAGCGAGGCGCGCGGGGCATCGCTCCGCAATTTCGGACAGATATGGGTCAGCGGCCGGGCCGGCGGCGAGGAGCTGGAGACGGCCCTGCGCGCCCGCGAGCTGTGGGAGGCCGTCGGGGAGCGGGTGCCCGGACTCGGCTTCCGGGCCTGCGGTTCCCTCACCCCGCTGCGCACCGCACGCGAGGTCGCCGTCGCCGAGGCGGCCGTCGCCCGGCCCGACGCGGCGGCGCGCGGCTACAAGCTGCTCACCGCCGGCGAGGCCCGGGCGCTCAACCCCGCCCTGCGCGGCATGTTCACCGCCGCCCTGTGGTGCGAGCGGGACGCGGCGGTCGAACCACGCACCGCCCAACTCGCCCTGAAGGAGCACCTGCTGGCCTCCGGCCGGTACACCTACCTCTCCGGCCGTGAGGTGCGGAACGTCGTCGGGACCGCCTCCGTGCGCGACGACCACGGCGACGTCCACACCGGTGACGCCGTGATCCTCGCGACCGGCGCCTGGCTCGGCGGGCTGGTCCGGGAACTCGCCGGGCCCGAGCTGCCCGTGCGCCGCGTCCGCCTCCAGATGATGCAGACCGACCCGCTCGGCGAACCGCTCACCACCTCCGTCGCCGACGCCGACAGCTTCCGTTACTACCCCGCCTACCGGGGCGAGGCGCTCGACGCCCTCAACGCCGGACAGGCCCAGGACCCGGTCGCCGCCGAGCACCGCATGCAGCTCCTCATGGTGCAGCGCCGCGACGGCGGGCTGACCATCGGCGACACCCACGAGTACGAGCACCCCTTCGCCTTCGACACCGTCGAGGAGCCCTACGAGCACCTCACCCGGGTCGTCGAGGCCTTCCTCGGGCGCCCGCTGCCGCGCGTACGCCACCGCTGGGCGGGCGTCTACGCCCAGTGCACCGACACCTCGCGCGTCGTCCACCGGCAGCAGGTGTCCGACGGGGTCTGGCTCGTCACCGGGCCCGGCGGGCGCGGCATGACGTGCTCGCCCGCCATCGCCGAAACGACCGCCGACCAACTGGGCTGGTGAACCACATGACTTCCCCGACCGACATCACGCGCGACCCCTACCGCCTCGTCGTTCTCGACATGGCCGGCACCACCGTCGCCGACGGCGGCCTCGTCGAGCAGGCCTTCTCCGTGGCCGCCCAACGCCTCGGTGTGCGCCGCGGATCCGACGAGCATGCCCGGCAACTCGCCTACGTACGCGCCACCATGGGTGAATCCAAGATCACCGTCTTCCGGCACCTCTTCGCCGGCGAGGACGGCGAGGACGGCAAGGACGGCAAGAACGGCGAACGCGCCGAGGCCAAGGCCCAGCAGGCCAACGCCGCCTTCGAGGAGGCGTACGGGGAACTCGTCGACGGCGGCCGTATCGCCCCCCTCCCCGGCGCCCGCGAGGCCGTCGAACGGCTCGCGTCCGAGGGCCGCACCGTCGTCCTGACCACCGGGTTCGCCCGCACCACCCAGGACGCCATCCTCGCCGCCCTCGGCTGGCAGGACCTCGTCCCGCTCACCCTCTGCCCCGCCGACGCGGGCGGCCGTGGCCGGCCCTACCCGGACATGGTGCTGGCCGCCTTCCTGCGCACCGGAGCCGTGGACGACGTCCGGCGGACCGTGGTGGCCGGCGACACCTCGTACGACATGCTCAGCGGCGTACGCTCCGGCGCCGGGATCGTCGCCGGGGTCCTCACCGGCGCCCACGACAAGGACCAGCTGACCCGGCACGGCGCAACCCACGTGCTCGGGTCCGTCGCCGAGCTGCCCGACCTCATCGCGCGGGCCGAGGCGTGAGCGCCCCGGCCCCCGCCGCCGGTGGGCGCGGCCCCGGTCGGACCGCCCCCGCCGCCCCCAGCGGCATCCGCTTCGAGGGCGTCACCGTCGCCTACGGCGGGAACGTCGTCCTCGACCGGCTCGACCTCACCGTCGAACCCGGCGAAGTGATGGCCCTCCTCGGGCCGTCCGGCTCGGGCAAGACCACCGCCCTGCGCGCCGTCGCCGGGTTCGTCCGGCCCGCCTCCGGACGGGTGTTCCTCGGCGGCCGGGACGTCACCGCCCTGCCCCCGCACCGGCGCGGCATCGGCATGGTCGTCCAGCAGTACGCCCTCTTCCCGCACCTCAAGGTCAAGGACAACGTGGCCTTCGGGCTGAAGGCCCACCGCACCCCGAAGGCCGAGATCCCCGGCCGGGTCACCGAGGCCCTCGAACTCGTCGGCATGGCCGCGTACGCCGAGCGCCACCCGCGCGAGCTCTCCGGCGGCCAGCAGCAGCGCGTCGCCATCGCCCGGGCGCTCGCCATCCGCCCCGGCGTCCTGCTCCTCGACGAACCGCTCTCCGCCCTCGACGCCCGGCTGCGCTCCGGGATGCTCGCCGAACTGGCCCGGCTGCACCGCGAGTTGCCGGACGTGTCGATCCTTTACGTCACCCACGACCAGGTGGAGGCCCTCACCCTCGCCGACCGGATCGCCGTCATGGACCGGGCCCGGCTCCAGGACTGCGGCACCCCCCAGGAGCTCTACCGCCGCCCGCGCACCGAGTTCACCGCCTCGTTCGTCGGCAACGCCAACCTCCTCCCGGTCACGGTCACCGGCGCGGGAGCCGTCGAGTTCGGCGGCCACGCGCTCGCCGTCCCCACCGACACCGCCGCCCCCGGGGCCACCGCGACCCTCTGCGTCCGGCCGCACCTGGTCGGCCTCGGCGACGGGCCCAACGCGCTCACCGGCAGCGTCACCGAGGTCCAGTGGCGCGGCTCCACCCACCGCGTCCACGCCGACGTCGACGGCCACCGCCTCATGGCCGACCTCCGCGAACTGCGCGAGCCCCCGGCCCTCGGCGACCCGGTCACCCTGCACTTCGCCGCCGAGGACGCGGTGCTGCTCCCGGCGGGAACAGAGGGAGCGGCGGGAACAGCGGGAGAAGGAGGAGCAGCGGCAGGAGCGGCGGCAGGAGCAGCGGACGCGGCCGGCCCCGCGGGCTCCGCGCCGGCGCGGGAGAAGGCGGGGGTGCCCGGTGCCTAGCGCCGTCCTCGACCGGAAGCAGACGACGACGGGGCCTGGGCAGCCCGCTCCCGCACGGTCCCGCTCCGTCCCCGCCTGGGTCTGGGCGCTGCCGCCCGTCGCCGTCCTCGCGCTCGCGTTCCTCTACCCGCTGGCCCTCGTCGTCCAGCAGTCCGTCACCCCCGACGAGGGCGGCGTCTCGCTCGACCCGTACGCCGACGTCTTCGCCTCCGAGGTCTTCCGCGACGCGCTCACCACCACCGTGTGGCTCGCCGTCGGCTCGACCGTGGGATGCCTCGTCCTCGGGTTCGTCCTCGCGCTGATCATCGCGTTCGTCCCGTTTCCCGGCGGGAAGGCGGTCGCCCGGTTCATCGACGTGTTCCTCTCCTTCCCGTCCTTCCTCATCACCCTGGCCCTGCTGTTCATCTACGGATCCGTCGGGATGGCCAACGGGCTCTGGACCGACGTCACCGGGGCGACCGAGGGGCCCTTCCACTTCCTGACCACCCCCTGGGGCGTCCTGCTCGCCGAGATCACCTACTTCACGCCGTTCGTGATGCGCCCGCTGCTCGCCGCGTTCTCCCAGCTCGACACCGGACAGCTGGAGGTCGCCTCCTCGCTCGGCGCCGGGCCCGTCCGGATCATCCGGCAGGTCATCCTGCCCGAGGCGCTCCCGGCCCTCGCGGCGGGCGGCAGCCTCGTCCTGGTGATGTGCCTCAACGAGTTCGGGATCGTCCTGTTCACCGGGGCGAAGGACGTCACGACGCTGCCGATGCTCGTCTACAGCAAGGCGATCCTGGAGTCGGACTACCCGGCCGCCTGCGTCGTCGCCGTCGTCAACATCGCGATCTCCGTGGGCCTCTACAGCCTCTACCGGGTGGTGAGCCGTCGTGCTGGTGCATAGCCGGGCCGGGAAGTGGGCCACCTGGGCCGTCTTCCTCCTCCTCTTCGTCCCGCTGTTCGCGGTGCCCCTGCTCGTCATCCTCGCCGCGTCCCTCGCCACGAACTGGTCCGGCGCCTTCCCCTCCGGACCCACCGTCGAGCGCTACGCCGCCGCGACGAGCGGCGACTCCCTCCAGGCGCTCACCACCAGCCTGGTCACGGCCGTGGCCGCGAGCGTGCTGGCGCTCACCCTCGGCGGCTGGGCCGCTCTCGCCGCCGCCTCTCTCCGCAAGCGCGGAAAGCGGCTCCTGGACGCCCTGTTCATCCTGCCGGTCGCCGTGCCCTCGGTGGTCGTCGGCCTCGCGGTGCTGGTGGCCTACAGCCAGCCGCCCGTGCTGCTCAACGGGACGCGCTGGATCGTGATCCTCGCTCACACCGTCCTCGTCACCGCGTTCGCGTACCAGTCGGTCTCCGCCGCCGTGCGCCGTCTGGACCCGATGTACGAACAGGCCGCCGCCGGCCTCGGGGCGAGCCCCGCCCGGGTCCTGTGGCGGATCCGGCTGCCCCTCCTGCTGCCCTCGCTCACCTCGGCCGCCGGGCTCTGCTTCGCCCTGTCCATGGGGGAGCTGAGCGCCACGATGATGCTCTACCCGCCGGACTGGACCCCGCTGCCGGTGCAGATCTTCGCCGCCACCGACCGGGGCTCGCTCTTCACCGGCGCCGCCCTCGCCGTGGTCCTGATGACGACGACGCTCCTCGTCCTGGCCGCCGTCT from Streptomyces sp. CA-278952 carries:
- a CDS encoding peptidase, coding for MPPDSCARLRDARALAALGLAAGITVPAALLGGPQAAAQAAAPAPASLAADQQPVCGDPAAKDFPIETRIQDAPDRYASGGGYGTWFLDLTNTTDTSCRALHPVLVLADRDRRLTSDQIQLEFSEPGRPGIEHRVTWERTDRDEQIGVFGGERDDRREKAERGEEGEAGTSSGTDAEDTAAEDTDTGTGSDDDDDDDDSGDAFRGFTVPAGATVSVRVRMAFTSDTTPGPVTAHAAVVQRRHQDKAKGGGREDGEWVGESKGYPFVIVDGATGGIREPEQPRSERPQPESPRSVRPDPVRPDPVRPDPERPDPERADPGDGTRPDPERPDPGDGPRTEAGDGTRTDPGAGRDPVPDRDPGPRPSARPGTGEQGRGADEDHPGRPPRDGLGRPLPELARTGAESLAWTGVAAGALLLGGSALLRYARRVRRTTD
- a CDS encoding GntR family transcriptional regulator — translated: MDYPNDQAPGAPIRSGIPEHGRIPKYYAVKARIAVLLDELGEGGLLPTERELAQRHAVARETVRQALRELLLEGRLRRQGRGTVVAGPKLEQPLSLASYTEGVRRQGRRPGRHLIGLDRFPCPEALAAEIAVGRGEPVWHLERVLLADDERVGLESTYVGVARVPDLDTEFDPDSSFYAYLRDRLQIAFGDADERIETVLATPREALLIGTPPALPMLLIHRLSRDADGRPLERVRTLFRGDRFSFSARLRGEERS
- a CDS encoding TIGR03364 family FAD-dependent oxidoreductase — translated: MRVIVVGAGVVGTMHAWHAVSRGHEVVQIERESEARGASLRNFGQIWVSGRAGGEELETALRARELWEAVGERVPGLGFRACGSLTPLRTAREVAVAEAAVARPDAAARGYKLLTAGEARALNPALRGMFTAALWCERDAAVEPRTAQLALKEHLLASGRYTYLSGREVRNVVGTASVRDDHGDVHTGDAVILATGAWLGGLVRELAGPELPVRRVRLQMMQTDPLGEPLTTSVADADSFRYYPAYRGEALDALNAGQAQDPVAAEHRMQLLMVQRRDGGLTIGDTHEYEHPFAFDTVEEPYEHLTRVVEAFLGRPLPRVRHRWAGVYAQCTDTSRVVHRQQVSDGVWLVTGPGGRGMTCSPAIAETTADQLGW
- a CDS encoding phosphonatase-like hydrolase → MTSPTDITRDPYRLVVLDMAGTTVADGGLVEQAFSVAAQRLGVRRGSDEHARQLAYVRATMGESKITVFRHLFAGEDGEDGKDGKNGERAEAKAQQANAAFEEAYGELVDGGRIAPLPGAREAVERLASEGRTVVLTTGFARTTQDAILAALGWQDLVPLTLCPADAGGRGRPYPDMVLAAFLRTGAVDDVRRTVVAGDTSYDMLSGVRSGAGIVAGVLTGAHDKDQLTRHGATHVLGSVAELPDLIARAEA
- a CDS encoding ABC transporter ATP-binding protein, with amino-acid sequence MSAPAPAAGGRGPGRTAPAAPSGIRFEGVTVAYGGNVVLDRLDLTVEPGEVMALLGPSGSGKTTALRAVAGFVRPASGRVFLGGRDVTALPPHRRGIGMVVQQYALFPHLKVKDNVAFGLKAHRTPKAEIPGRVTEALELVGMAAYAERHPRELSGGQQQRVAIARALAIRPGVLLLDEPLSALDARLRSGMLAELARLHRELPDVSILYVTHDQVEALTLADRIAVMDRARLQDCGTPQELYRRPRTEFTASFVGNANLLPVTVTGAGAVEFGGHALAVPTDTAAPGATATLCVRPHLVGLGDGPNALTGSVTEVQWRGSTHRVHADVDGHRLMADLRELREPPALGDPVTLHFAAEDAVLLPAGTEGAAGTAGEGGAAAGAAAGAADAAGPAGSAPAREKAGVPGA
- a CDS encoding 2-aminoethylphosphonate ABC transporter permease subunit: MPSAVLDRKQTTTGPGQPAPARSRSVPAWVWALPPVAVLALAFLYPLALVVQQSVTPDEGGVSLDPYADVFASEVFRDALTTTVWLAVGSTVGCLVLGFVLALIIAFVPFPGGKAVARFIDVFLSFPSFLITLALLFIYGSVGMANGLWTDVTGATEGPFHFLTTPWGVLLAEITYFTPFVMRPLLAAFSQLDTGQLEVASSLGAGPVRIIRQVILPEALPALAAGGSLVLVMCLNEFGIVLFTGAKDVTTLPMLVYSKAILESDYPAACVVAVVNIAISVGLYSLYRVVSRRAGA
- a CDS encoding ABC transporter permease: MLVHSRAGKWATWAVFLLLFVPLFAVPLLVILAASLATNWSGAFPSGPTVERYAAATSGDSLQALTTSLVTAVAASVLALTLGGWAALAAASLRKRGKRLLDALFILPVAVPSVVVGLAVLVAYSQPPVLLNGTRWIVILAHTVLVTAFAYQSVSAAVRRLDPMYEQAAAGLGASPARVLWRIRLPLLLPSLTSAAGLCFALSMGELSATMMLYPPDWTPLPVQIFAATDRGSLFTGAALAVVLMTTTLLVLAAVSRIRTRASYR